A window of Juglans regia cultivar Chandler chromosome 7, Walnut 2.0, whole genome shotgun sequence contains these coding sequences:
- the LOC108983271 gene encoding protein FAR1-RELATED SEQUENCE 5-like isoform X1, producing MDLSDNQYDEVGVDNEQDDNETIEEPKVGMTFSSAEEVWSYYMKYGKQKGFGVCKRNSKQGDDGNVRWFTLVCARQGTSKSKAANILKPRQTEKIGCMARINATLNDEGGYTLSKVNLDHTHVCSPEKARHFRCFKKVDARVSKRFKINDEAGIRMKKNFKSLVVEAGGYKNVPFVEECRNYIDKERQLRLGIGGAEALCNYFRQMQKKNPDFYYEMDVDDDLKLKNVFWADARSRAAYQSFRDVITFDTTYLTNAYNMPFAPFVGVNHHGQSMLFGCGLISNEDTHTFKWLFESWLNCMNDQPPNAIITDQDKAIQLAISRVFPTSRHRFCLWHIMKKLPKKFGSHSRYEEIKSTLQKCVYDSLSEQEFEERWCDLLNTYDLHENAWLGSLYSDRHFWVPAYIRDTFWAGMSIAQRSEGINAFFDNYVNSRTTLKQFVDQYDSALRRKVENEAVADFNSFNTEIPCISHYPLEKQFQKAYTIAKFKEVQDELRGFLYLTTSLLECEGGKYTYIVADEVQVSDELIKRANYIVKLDEDLLEVNCSCKLFEFRGILCRHALRILTQLGKSTVPSKYILDRWRKDIKRKYNFVKSSYEATSNPEGQRYDRIQNCFYELCSNAAKTESNCVKLINQLEQLKLEFH from the coding sequence ATGGATCTCTCGGATAATCAGTATGACGAGGTAGGGGTTGATAATGAGCAAGATGACAATGAAACTATTGAAGAACCTAAGGTTGGAATGACATTTTCATCTGCAGAAGAAGTTTGGTCTTACTATATGAAGTATGGTAAGCAGAAGGGGTTTGGGGTGTGTAAAAGGAATTCTAAACAAGGAGATGATGGGAATGTCAGATGGTTTACCTTAGTATGTGCACGACAAGGCACATCAAAGAGTAAGGCTGCCAATATTCTCAAGCCAAGACAAACAGAGAAGATAGGGTGTATGGCTAGGATTAATGCGACACTGAATGATGAAGGTGGATATACCTTGTCTAAAGTAAACTTGGATCACACACATGTTTGTAGTCCGGAAAAGGCAAGACATTTCAGATGCTTTAAGAAGGTTGATGCTCGTGTGTCTAAGAggtttaaaataaatgatgaggCAGGAATACGAATGAAAAAAAACTTCAAGTCTCTAGTTGTTGAAGCCGGGGGGTACAAGAATGTGCCGTTTGTGGAGGAGTGTCGAAACTATATTGACAAAGAACGACAACTTCGCCTCGGAATTGGAGGTGCTGAAGCTTTATGTAACTACTTTCgacaaatgcaaaaaaaaaatccagatttttACTATGAGATGGACGTGGACGATGATCTTAAGttaaagaatgtgttttgggcagATGCCCGAAGTAGAGCAGCGTATCAATCATTCAGGGATGTGATTACATTTGACACAACATACTTGACTAATGCCTACAATATGCCTTTTGCACCGTTTGTGGGTGTGAACCATCATGGTCAGTCAATGTTATTTGGGTGTGGATTGATATCCAATGAGGACACACATACTTTTAAGTGGTTGTTTGAATCATGGTTGAACTGTATGAATGACCAACCACCAAATGCAATCATTACAGACCAAGATAAGGCAATACAACTTGCAATTTCGAGGGTGTTTCCAACGTCGAGGCATCGCTTCTGCTTGTGGCACATAATGAAAAAGCTTCCTAAGAAGTTTGGATCACATTCTCGATATGAAGAGATCAAGAGTACTCTACAGAAGTGCGTGTATGACTCTTTAAGTGAGCAGGAGTTTGAAGAACGTTGGTGCGATTTGCTCAATACTTATGATCTTCATGAGAATGCATGGTTGGGATCACTATATAGTGATAGACATTTTTGGGTGCCAGCCTACATTAGAGACacattttgggctggaatgtCAATTGCACAACGGAGTGaaggcattaatgcatttttcgATAACTACGTTAACTCCAGGACTACTCTAAAACAATTTGTTGATCAATATGATTCAGCCCTTAGGAGAAAGGTAGAGAATGAAGCTGTTGCtgacttcaattcatttaacACCGAGATTCCTTGTATCAGTCACTATCCTCTTGAGAAGCAGTTTCAAAAAGCATACACAATTGCCAAATTTAAAGAAGTACAAGACGAATTGCGAggatttttatatttgactacATCGCTTTTGGAATGCGAGGGTGGAAAATATACGTACATAGTTGCCGATGAGGTTCAAGTGAGTGATGAATTAATAAAACGTGCAAACTACATTGTCAAACTAGATGAAGATCTCCTGGAAGTTAATTGCAGTTGCAAGTTGTTTGAGTTTAGGGGCATATTATGCAGACACGCTCTTCGTATCCTGACTCAATTAGGCAAGAGTACAGTACCatcaaaatacattttggatCGGTGGAGGAAGGATATAAAACGAAAATACAACTTTGTCAAAAGTAGTTATGAGGCAACTAGCAACCCCGAGGGACAAAGGTACGATAGGATTCAAAATTGCTTCTATGAATTGTGTTCAAATGCTGCAAAGACTGAGAGCAATTGTGTGAAATTGATCAATCAGCTAGAGCAATTGAAGCTAGAGTTCCATTGA
- the LOC108983271 gene encoding protein FAR1-RELATED SEQUENCE 5-like isoform X2, producing the protein MDLSDNQYDEVGVDNEQDDNETIEEPKVGMTFSSAEEVWSYYMKYGKQKGFGVCKRNSKQGDDGNVRWFTLVCARQGTSKSMARINATLNDEGGYTLSKVNLDHTHVCSPEKARHFRCFKKVDARVSKRFKINDEAGIRMKKNFKSLVVEAGGYKNVPFVEECRNYIDKERQLRLGIGGAEALCNYFRQMQKKNPDFYYEMDVDDDLKLKNVFWADARSRAAYQSFRDVITFDTTYLTNAYNMPFAPFVGVNHHGQSMLFGCGLISNEDTHTFKWLFESWLNCMNDQPPNAIITDQDKAIQLAISRVFPTSRHRFCLWHIMKKLPKKFGSHSRYEEIKSTLQKCVYDSLSEQEFEERWCDLLNTYDLHENAWLGSLYSDRHFWVPAYIRDTFWAGMSIAQRSEGINAFFDNYVNSRTTLKQFVDQYDSALRRKVENEAVADFNSFNTEIPCISHYPLEKQFQKAYTIAKFKEVQDELRGFLYLTTSLLECEGGKYTYIVADEVQVSDELIKRANYIVKLDEDLLEVNCSCKLFEFRGILCRHALRILTQLGKSTVPSKYILDRWRKDIKRKYNFVKSSYEATSNPEGQRYDRIQNCFYELCSNAAKTESNCVKLINQLEQLKLEFH; encoded by the exons ATGGATCTCTCGGATAATCAGTATGACGAGGTAGGGGTTGATAATGAGCAAGATGACAATGAAACTATTGAAGAACCTAAGGTTGGAATGACATTTTCATCTGCAGAAGAAGTTTGGTCTTACTATATGAAGTATGGTAAGCAGAAGGGGTTTGGGGTGTGTAAAAGGAATTCTAAACAAGGAGATGATGGGAATGTCAGATGGTTTACCTTAGTATGTGCACGACAAGGCACATCAAAGA GTATGGCTAGGATTAATGCGACACTGAATGATGAAGGTGGATATACCTTGTCTAAAGTAAACTTGGATCACACACATGTTTGTAGTCCGGAAAAGGCAAGACATTTCAGATGCTTTAAGAAGGTTGATGCTCGTGTGTCTAAGAggtttaaaataaatgatgaggCAGGAATACGAATGAAAAAAAACTTCAAGTCTCTAGTTGTTGAAGCCGGGGGGTACAAGAATGTGCCGTTTGTGGAGGAGTGTCGAAACTATATTGACAAAGAACGACAACTTCGCCTCGGAATTGGAGGTGCTGAAGCTTTATGTAACTACTTTCgacaaatgcaaaaaaaaaatccagatttttACTATGAGATGGACGTGGACGATGATCTTAAGttaaagaatgtgttttgggcagATGCCCGAAGTAGAGCAGCGTATCAATCATTCAGGGATGTGATTACATTTGACACAACATACTTGACTAATGCCTACAATATGCCTTTTGCACCGTTTGTGGGTGTGAACCATCATGGTCAGTCAATGTTATTTGGGTGTGGATTGATATCCAATGAGGACACACATACTTTTAAGTGGTTGTTTGAATCATGGTTGAACTGTATGAATGACCAACCACCAAATGCAATCATTACAGACCAAGATAAGGCAATACAACTTGCAATTTCGAGGGTGTTTCCAACGTCGAGGCATCGCTTCTGCTTGTGGCACATAATGAAAAAGCTTCCTAAGAAGTTTGGATCACATTCTCGATATGAAGAGATCAAGAGTACTCTACAGAAGTGCGTGTATGACTCTTTAAGTGAGCAGGAGTTTGAAGAACGTTGGTGCGATTTGCTCAATACTTATGATCTTCATGAGAATGCATGGTTGGGATCACTATATAGTGATAGACATTTTTGGGTGCCAGCCTACATTAGAGACacattttgggctggaatgtCAATTGCACAACGGAGTGaaggcattaatgcatttttcgATAACTACGTTAACTCCAGGACTACTCTAAAACAATTTGTTGATCAATATGATTCAGCCCTTAGGAGAAAGGTAGAGAATGAAGCTGTTGCtgacttcaattcatttaacACCGAGATTCCTTGTATCAGTCACTATCCTCTTGAGAAGCAGTTTCAAAAAGCATACACAATTGCCAAATTTAAAGAAGTACAAGACGAATTGCGAggatttttatatttgactacATCGCTTTTGGAATGCGAGGGTGGAAAATATACGTACATAGTTGCCGATGAGGTTCAAGTGAGTGATGAATTAATAAAACGTGCAAACTACATTGTCAAACTAGATGAAGATCTCCTGGAAGTTAATTGCAGTTGCAAGTTGTTTGAGTTTAGGGGCATATTATGCAGACACGCTCTTCGTATCCTGACTCAATTAGGCAAGAGTACAGTACCatcaaaatacattttggatCGGTGGAGGAAGGATATAAAACGAAAATACAACTTTGTCAAAAGTAGTTATGAGGCAACTAGCAACCCCGAGGGACAAAGGTACGATAGGATTCAAAATTGCTTCTATGAATTGTGTTCAAATGCTGCAAAGACTGAGAGCAATTGTGTGAAATTGATCAATCAGCTAGAGCAATTGAAGCTAGAGTTCCATTGA